Part of the Candidatus Edwardsbacteria bacterium genome, TATGAATCCCGCCAGGAGCAGATGGACATGGCCCGCTCGGTGATGGAGGCCTTTGTCAACGACGAGTTCCTGTGCGTGGAGGCCGGCACCGGCACCGGCAAGAGCCTGGCCTACCTGGCCCCGGCGGCCATCTGGGCCCGGCTGAACAACGAGAGGGTGGTGATCTCCACCCAGACCAAGACCCTTCAGGAGCAGCTCTACGGCAAGGACGTGCCGATCCTGCGCGCGGCGGCCGGATATTTCAACGCCACCGTGCTCAAAGGGCGGAACAATTATCTGTGCTGGCGGCGCTGGCAGGAGGTGATGCTGCATCCCGAGCTTTTCCTGACCCCGGACGAGAGGGAGGAGGCCCTGATCCTGTGCCGGTGGGCCGGCACCACGGCCGGCGGCGATGTCGCCGAGCACCGGGGATTCTCCCCCGGCCGGGCGCCGGGTCTATGGGGCAAGATCTGCTCCGACCACACCGCCTGCCATAACCACCGCTGCAAATTCGTCAAGAAATGCTTCATGGCGCAGGCCAGGAAAAGGGCCGAGGAGGCCGATCTGGTGATAGTGAACCATTCCCTGCTTTTCACCGACCTGGTGATGCCCAGCGGGGTGCTGCCGGACTACCAGCGGGTGATCATCGACGAGGCCCACAACATAGAAAAGACGGCCACCGACTTTCTGGGCTACAGCCTGGACCGCTGGACGGTGGCCAGATTCCTGTCCGGGATATTCAACCGGAGCCCGGTGGAATCCGGACTGCTGCCGACCCTGAACCACTGGCTGAAAAGATCCGGCCTTAACAGGGAGGTGGCCGGATCCATCGAGAAATCATCGCTGGACATAGTCCAACTGATACTGGAGGCCGGCAAGGCCACCGACCGGTTCTTCAAACGAAAGTGGGAGCTGGGCGATGCCAAGGGTCGGCAGGAGAAAAGGCGCTACCTGGAGGGCGACGGCTTTCAGCAGTCGGTGCTGGAGCAATCCCAGGAGCTGATGGGGCTTTTGGACCGCCTGACCGATTCCCTTAGCCTGTTGAACCAGTGGCTGTCCGATGTGGAGGCGGCCGATTCCGACGAACTGGATACCCTGCGCCAGGAGATATCCGGGCGCAGCCTGGAGGCCAGGAATATCAACAACACCCTGGGCAGGCTGGCCACGGCCGACGACAAGGGCTACATCTTCTGGATGGAGCCGGGCGACCACAACCACGGGATCAAACTGGTGGCCGGACCGCTGGAGGTGGGCCAGGTGCTGGCCAAGATCATGTTCCCCCGGGTCAAGACGGCGGTGTTCACCTCGGCCACTTTGGCGGTGGACGGCAAATTCGATTTTTTCAAGAACCGCATCGGCCTGTCGCTGGTGGACCAGGACCGGGTGATCTGCTCCGCCCTGGCGTCGCCCTTTGATTTCAACAAACAGGCGGCCATCTTCGTGCCCACCTATCTGCCGTCGCCCAAGCTGCCGGACTACGACAAGGCCTTCAACGACATGGTCCAGGAGGTGCTGGAGTCCACCAAGGTGGGGACCCTGGTGCTGTTCACCGCCTTCGATCAATTGAAGAGAAGCTACCAGCAGGTGCAGGAGAGCGGCAACCTGAAGGTCCTGGCCCAGTGGCTGGACGGCAACCCGGCCCAGCTGGTGGAGCGGTCCCTGAACGAGAAGGACACCATAATTTTCGGCACCAACAGTTTCTGGGAGGGGGTGGACCTGCCGGGACAGGCCTGCGAGCTGCTGATCATCGCCCGCCTGCCGTTCTCGGTGCCCAGCGACCCGCTGGTCAGCGCCCGCTGCCAGGCCATCGAGCAGGCCGGAGGGAGCTCCTTCAACCAGTACCTGCTGCCCGAGGCGGTGATCCGCTTCCGACAGGGGTTCGGGCGGCTGATCCGCAGCCGGACCGACCTGGGGGCGGTGGTGGTGGGCGACAGCCGGATAACCGCCACCGAATACGGCAAGGTCTTTATCCGGTCGCTGCCCAAGATGCCGCTGTTCATCTGCCGGGACCTGGATGAACTGTTGGAGAATTTGTAGGGCTTTTGCGGCAGTTTTTAAAACCAGACAGCCGGTCTTGACCAGGCTCTATTTCTGTGATAAACTCAAGATAACTTAAATAGCACGATCTCCGGCAGTATCCCACCCGGTAAGTGCGCTGAATAATTTGGCCTGAAAGCCGTTCAGTAATATTTGCTGGACGGCCAAATTTTTAACGACAAGACAAATGATGAATATCGGAGACCATAAATGAACCGTTTCCTATACCCTCTAGCAGGTTTATGTGTGCTGCTGGCCCTGGCCAGCCCTGCCCGGGCCGACTGGGTCACCGCCAATGTGTCAGCTGGCAATTATCCCCAGGCCTTGGCGGTGAACCTGCTGACCAACAAGATCTACGTGGCCAACCGTAACAGCAACGACGTGACGGTGATCGACGGGTCCGACAACTCCACCGTCACTGTGCCGGTGGGGACCCAACCCAGGGGCATGGCGGTGAACCTGGCCACCAACAAGGTCTACGTGACCAGCGGGAGCGGGGTGACGGTGATCGACGGTATTACAAATTCCACCACCGGAATCACGGCGGGGATGGCCCCGGTGGCGGTGGCGGTAAATGCCGCCACCAACAAGATATATGTGGCCAACTATGGAAAGTTTGACGGCACCCTGGGCAGCGTGACCGTGATCGACGGGGCCACCGGCGCCACTATTACGGTGGGGGCCCGGGCCAAGCCCATGGCCGTGGCTATTAATCCGGTGACCAACAAAATATATGTGGCCAATTACGGTGACGGCACGGTGACGGTGATCGACGGTGCCACCAATGACACCGCCACGGTGGTGGTGGGAACCGAGGTCCGGTCTTTGGCGGTAAATCCTGTCACCAACAAGATATATGCTGTTAATTACCTCGCCGCCAGCGTGACGGTGATCGACGGGGTCGATAATACCACCATCACTTTAGCCATCCCCGGCAGCTTCCCCTACGGGGTGGCGGTTGACCCGGTGGCCAACAAGATCTACGTGTCCTGCCTGGGAATCTCCAGCGTGGTGGTGATCGACGGCAGCAACAATTCCACTGTCACGGTGGCCGCCGGCAGTTACCCCTATGGGGTGGCGGTGAACCCAGTGACGGGCAAGGCCTATGTGGTCAACGGCAACAGCACGGTGACAGTGATAAACGGGGCCGACAATTCCACCAGAACCCTGACCGCGGTGCACGATACCCGGGCGGTGGCGGTCAATCCGGTGACCAACAAGATCTACGTAGCCAACAGCGACAGCAACAAGGTGACGGTGATCGACGGCTCCACCAACAGCACCGTCACCCTGGCCACCTGGAACATTGCCTACGATATGGCAGCGAACCCGGTCACCAACAAGATCTACGTGGCCAACAAAGGCAGCAGCTCCGTGACGGTGACGGTGATCGACGGGGCCACCAACGCCGCCGTCAACCTGACGACGGCGGGGATCGAGCCCCATGGCGTGGACGTTAACCCGGTCACCAACCGGATCTACGTGGCCAACCATAACAGCGACAACGTGACGGTGATAAACGGGGCCGATAACAGCATGGCCATGGTGCCGGCGGGAACCGGGCCCTGGGCCGCGGCCGTTAATCCGGTGACTAACAGGATCTACGTGGCCAATAACGGCAGCAATAATGTGACGGTGATAGACGGGACCGATAACAGCACCACCACGGTGACGGTGGGAACTAAGCCCCAGGCCCTGGCGGTCAACCCGGTGACCAACAAGATCTACGTGGCCAATACCTTCAGCCAAGACGTTACGGTGATAGACGGGAGCACCAACAGAACCGTAACGGTTCTGACGGGATATGACCCCACGGCTGTGGCGGTGAACCCCGTCACTAACAAGATATATGTGGCAACGACCGCCAGCGATAGCGTAACGATCATAGACGGCGCCACCGACAGCACCACCGGCGTAGCAACTGGATACGGGCCCATTGCTGTGGCGGTGAACCCTTTGACCAACAAGATCTACGTGGCCAATTTCAGCAGCAGTAACGTTACGGTGATCGACGGAACTGACAACAGCACCACCACGGTGGCTGTTGGAACCCAACCCCAGGCCGTGGCGGTGGACCCTTTGACCAACAAGATCTACGTGGCCAATGTCGGCAGCAATAACGTCACGGTGATAGATGGGGCCACCAACAGCACCACGACTGTGGCCGCTGATGAAATGATGGGGTCCGTGATCGTCAACCCGGTCACCGGCAAGGCCTACGCGGGCGGCTTTGTCAACGCAACCGTGACGTTGATCGACGCGGCCCCGGCCTTTGATTCCGGCATCA contains:
- a CDS encoding helicase C-terminal domain-containing protein; its protein translation is MPRKKKEEIINQQAREEPLAFVAVDIETTGLNWDRDQIIELGAVKVENGTVTARFQTLVRSERKVPPFIQGLTGITQAEIDDAPPLEGCAADLQQFVGELPLVFHNAQFDLKFLKAALEIANPCWDTLSLARALLPDNKSHSLKNLCLAYGIDPGQAHRADDDAHSTALLFLKLYDQLLDLDLPMLQAMSHLALPFHRLLLSRAISENRQTGIAADQKTDREKIPAGAAAPRADALEEIFGPDKRLAGVLGAGYESRQEQMDMARSVMEAFVNDEFLCVEAGTGTGKSLAYLAPAAIWARLNNERVVISTQTKTLQEQLYGKDVPILRAAAGYFNATVLKGRNNYLCWRRWQEVMLHPELFLTPDEREEALILCRWAGTTAGGDVAEHRGFSPGRAPGLWGKICSDHTACHNHRCKFVKKCFMAQARKRAEEADLVIVNHSLLFTDLVMPSGVLPDYQRVIIDEAHNIEKTATDFLGYSLDRWTVARFLSGIFNRSPVESGLLPTLNHWLKRSGLNREVAGSIEKSSLDIVQLILEAGKATDRFFKRKWELGDAKGRQEKRRYLEGDGFQQSVLEQSQELMGLLDRLTDSLSLLNQWLSDVEAADSDELDTLRQEISGRSLEARNINNTLGRLATADDKGYIFWMEPGDHNHGIKLVAGPLEVGQVLAKIMFPRVKTAVFTSATLAVDGKFDFFKNRIGLSLVDQDRVICSALASPFDFNKQAAIFVPTYLPSPKLPDYDKAFNDMVQEVLESTKVGTLVLFTAFDQLKRSYQQVQESGNLKVLAQWLDGNPAQLVERSLNEKDTIIFGTNSFWEGVDLPGQACELLIIARLPFSVPSDPLVSARCQAIEQAGGSSFNQYLLPEAVIRFRQGFGRLIRSRTDLGAVVVGDSRITATEYGKVFIRSLPKMPLFICRDLDELLENL